From the genome of Hymenobacter sp. PAMC 26628, one region includes:
- a CDS encoding FGGY-family carbohydrate kinase — MKKAIYAIFDVGKTNKKLLLFDEQHHLLDEHQQVCLETVDDDGFPCEALERLTHWVLDHWQQLRQHPQYQLRGVNFTAYGASFVHLGADGQPVAPLYNYLKPLPERIAEQFYASLGDAAADFATVSGSPRLGLLNSGLQLYWLKHAKPALYARVHTCLHLPQYLSYLLTGEKFSDYTSVGCHTGLWDFTRRDYHAWVRREGLDQKLAPLLQDPVAAAVDGVLVGAGLHDSSAALLPYLSQPTQPFLLVSTGTWAVTFNPFNRQPLTPELLRRDCLSYLSPAGHAVPAARLFLGREHDHQVARIADHFHIGPGLRTEFYKSQQRAQPADPRATPFRPWCMHGTGPYPEQPAEAWDLSGFRTAIDAYQHLLRGLVDLLTASIRLVRQAEKTIFVDGGFARNPLFCQLLGEAFPDATIQTLEVPQATALGALLHLEGGLAHKKPELLLT, encoded by the coding sequence ATGAAAAAGGCCATCTACGCCATCTTCGACGTGGGCAAGACCAACAAGAAGCTGCTGCTGTTTGACGAGCAGCACCACCTGCTGGACGAGCACCAACAGGTGTGCCTCGAAACCGTGGACGACGACGGCTTTCCCTGCGAAGCACTGGAGCGGCTCACGCACTGGGTGCTGGACCACTGGCAGCAACTGCGCCAGCACCCGCAGTACCAGCTGCGGGGCGTCAACTTCACCGCCTACGGGGCCAGCTTCGTGCACCTGGGGGCCGATGGCCAGCCGGTGGCCCCGCTCTACAACTACCTCAAGCCCCTGCCCGAGCGCATCGCCGAGCAATTTTATGCCAGCCTGGGCGACGCCGCCGCGGACTTTGCCACCGTCAGCGGCTCGCCCCGGCTGGGTCTGCTCAACTCGGGCCTGCAGCTCTACTGGCTCAAGCACGCCAAGCCGGCGCTGTACGCCCGCGTGCACACCTGCCTGCACCTGCCCCAGTACCTGTCGTACCTGCTGACGGGCGAGAAGTTTAGCGACTACACCTCCGTGGGCTGCCACACGGGGCTCTGGGACTTCACCCGCCGCGACTACCACGCCTGGGTGCGGCGCGAGGGCCTGGACCAGAAACTGGCCCCGTTGCTGCAAGACCCCGTGGCGGCGGCGGTGGACGGGGTGTTGGTGGGCGCAGGCCTGCATGACTCGTCGGCGGCGCTGCTGCCTTATCTGAGCCAGCCCACCCAGCCGTTTTTGCTCGTGAGCACCGGCACCTGGGCCGTCACGTTCAACCCCTTCAACCGGCAGCCCCTCACCCCCGAGCTGCTGCGGCGCGATTGCCTGAGCTACCTCTCGCCGGCCGGACACGCGGTGCCGGCGGCCCGCCTGTTTCTGGGCCGCGAGCACGACCACCAGGTGGCGCGCATCGCCGACCACTTCCACATCGGGCCCGGGCTGCGCACCGAGTTCTACAAGTCGCAGCAGCGGGCACAGCCCGCCGACCCGCGGGCGACGCCCTTCCGGCCGTGGTGTATGCACGGCACGGGGCCCTACCCCGAGCAGCCCGCCGAAGCCTGGGACTTGTCAGGATTTCGCACGGCCATCGATGCCTACCAGCACCTGCTGCGCGGGTTGGTCGACTTGCTGACTGCGTCCATACGCCTAGTGCGGCAGGCCGAGAAAACCATTTTCGTGGACGGGGGGTTTGCCCGCAACCCGCTGTTTTGCCAGCTCTTGGGCGAGGCCTTCCCCGACGCGACCATCCAAACCTTGGAAGTGCCGCAGGCCACCGCCCTCGGGGCCCTGCTGCACTTGGAGGGAGGCCTGGCGCACAAAAAACCCGAACTTTTGCTTACATAA
- a CDS encoding TIM barrel protein, with protein MLSSQQIHDLNAPFVANHEFQYAHLGEVLDQRGPASAAGVVEQLRRFRVAIPSWALGTGGTRFGRFPGGGEPRSLAEKIADVALLHQLNGSSNAISLHIPWDIPTDVAAVQQQLAAAGLRIDSVNSNTFQDQPAQAHSYKFGSLASTEAAVREMAVQHNVACIGYGQQLGANVHTVWLADGSNFPGQQHFRRAYQRTQESLAAIYEALPSDWTMLVEYKPYEPNFYSMVIPDWGTSLALCQSLGRQAQVLVDLGHHLPNTNIEQIVGRLQHFGRLGGFHFNGSMYGDDDLTTGSIKPFQLFLIFNELVDSAKDAAVRNPAVAYMIDASHNTKDPLEDLLQSTDNILTAYAKALLVDRPALAAAQEANDAALAEDVLRDAFLTDVRPLVAEAYRQSGGALRPVAAYRRAGHRAGLIDQRGRLAVATGL; from the coding sequence ATGCTCTCCTCCCAGCAGATTCACGACCTGAACGCGCCCTTTGTGGCGAACCACGAGTTCCAGTACGCGCACCTGGGCGAAGTACTCGACCAGCGGGGGCCCGCCAGCGCAGCTGGGGTAGTCGAGCAGCTGCGCCGGTTTCGGGTGGCCATCCCGAGCTGGGCCCTGGGCACGGGCGGCACCCGGTTCGGGCGTTTCCCTGGCGGGGGCGAGCCCCGCTCCCTGGCCGAAAAAATTGCCGATGTGGCGCTCCTTCACCAGCTCAACGGCTCGTCGAACGCTATTTCGCTGCACATCCCCTGGGATATTCCCACCGACGTTGCCGCGGTGCAGCAGCAATTGGCGGCGGCCGGCCTGCGCATCGACTCGGTGAACTCCAATACCTTTCAGGATCAGCCCGCGCAGGCCCACAGCTACAAGTTTGGCTCGCTGGCCAGCACCGAGGCGGCCGTGCGCGAAATGGCCGTGCAGCACAACGTTGCCTGCATCGGCTACGGCCAGCAGCTGGGCGCCAACGTGCACACCGTGTGGCTGGCCGACGGCAGCAACTTCCCCGGTCAGCAGCACTTTCGGCGGGCCTACCAACGCACCCAAGAAAGCCTGGCCGCCATCTACGAGGCGCTGCCGTCCGATTGGACCATGCTCGTCGAGTACAAGCCCTACGAGCCCAATTTCTACTCGATGGTGATTCCCGACTGGGGCACCTCATTGGCCTTGTGCCAGAGCCTGGGCCGGCAGGCGCAGGTGCTCGTGGACCTGGGCCACCACCTGCCCAACACCAACATTGAGCAGATTGTGGGTCGCTTGCAGCACTTTGGGCGGCTGGGGGGCTTCCACTTCAACGGCTCCATGTACGGCGACGACGACCTGACCACCGGCAGCATCAAGCCCTTCCAGCTCTTCTTGATTTTCAACGAGTTGGTGGATAGCGCCAAGGATGCCGCCGTGCGCAACCCGGCCGTGGCCTACATGATTGACGCCAGCCACAACACCAAGGACCCGCTCGAAGACTTGCTGCAATCGACCGACAACATCCTCACCGCCTACGCCAAGGCCCTGCTCGTGGACCGGCCGGCCCTGGCCGCCGCCCAGGAAGCCAACGACGCGGCCCTGGCCGAAGACGTGCTGCGCGACGCCTTCCTGACCGACGTGCGGCCCCTGGTGGCCGAGGCTTACCGCCAAAGCGGCGGGGCCCTGCGGCCGGTGGCAGCCTACCGGCGGGCGGGCCACCGCGCCGGCCTCATCGACCAACGGGGCCGGCTAGCCGTGGCGACCGGCCTATGA
- a CDS encoding GntR family transcriptional regulator, whose product MYQLQLNPLDQIPKYKQIVQSVIADIERGHLTAGVQLPSISEMSEEYYLARDTVEKAYRELRERNFITSVQGKGYYVLSREPDKPKILLVFNKLSSYKKEIYYAFLEALGDRATVDLQIHHYNAELFKGIIERSLGKYSYYVVMPHFTYTTPPEAYLSVLRTIPPAKLVLLDKDVPELHYDCLAVYQDFARDIGGALDAATADLVKYPRMRMILPSDDNYPVEIDQGFRQFCTYNDKDFAVRENARDEVLAAGTCYVVVRETDLVELVKKVRQTPYLLGREIGIISFNETPLKELLGMTVITTDFHHMGRTAATLLLAGRHEKVRNPFSLIPRGSI is encoded by the coding sequence ATGTACCAGCTGCAGCTCAATCCGCTTGACCAAATACCTAAGTACAAGCAGATTGTGCAGTCGGTTATTGCCGACATCGAGCGGGGGCACTTGACGGCGGGCGTGCAGCTGCCGTCCATCAGCGAGATGAGCGAGGAGTATTACCTGGCCCGCGACACGGTGGAGAAGGCCTACCGCGAGCTGCGCGAGCGCAACTTCATCACCTCGGTGCAGGGCAAGGGCTACTACGTGCTGTCGCGCGAGCCCGACAAGCCCAAGATTCTGCTGGTGTTCAACAAGCTCAGCTCGTACAAAAAGGAGATTTATTACGCCTTCCTGGAAGCGCTGGGCGACCGGGCGACCGTTGATTTGCAGATTCACCACTACAACGCCGAGCTGTTCAAGGGCATCATCGAGCGCAGCCTGGGCAAGTACAGCTACTACGTGGTGATGCCGCACTTCACCTACACCACGCCGCCCGAAGCGTACCTAAGCGTGCTGCGTACCATTCCGCCGGCCAAGCTGGTGCTGCTGGACAAAGACGTGCCGGAGTTGCATTACGACTGCCTGGCGGTGTACCAGGATTTTGCGCGCGACATTGGCGGGGCCCTGGACGCGGCGACCGCCGACCTAGTGAAGTACCCGCGGATGCGGATGATTTTGCCCAGCGACGACAACTACCCGGTGGAGATTGACCAGGGGTTCCGGCAGTTTTGCACCTACAACGACAAGGATTTTGCCGTGCGCGAAAACGCCCGCGACGAGGTGCTAGCGGCCGGCACCTGCTACGTGGTGGTGCGCGAAACCGACCTGGTGGAACTGGTGAAGAAAGTACGCCAGACCCCTTACCTATTGGGCCGCGAAATCGGCATCATCAGCTTCAACGAAACGCCGCTGAAGGAGCTGCTGGGCATGACCGTCATCACGACCGACTTCCACCACATGGGCCGCACGGCGGCCACCCTGCTGCTGGCCGGGCGGCACGAGAAGGTGCGCAACCCCTTTAGCCTCATCCCGCGGGGCTCGATTTAA